In the Paenibacillus sp. FSL R7-0337 genome, TGGTCCGTCGCCTTACCAACGGCAAAGTAGACCCCTGTCGATTCGACCATAGACACGATATTCACGATAATCATTGTGAATATCGCGGTGATGCTGAACTGCGGCCAGCCGAAGTAGAACGGCTGCGCAACGCTGACCCAGGAGGCTGTGGTCACGGTAGAGAAATGCACGATACCCATGGCATAGCCGATTACAGTACCCACTACAAGTCCTACCAGCACAGATACGGAGCGCAGGAACCCTGTGGTCAGCCGGTTCACGGCCAGAATAACGAGCAGAGTAATCAGAGCCAGCAGCAGATTGCGGGGCTGCCCGAAGTCGGCGCTTCCCTGGCCGCCGGCCACATTATTCATCGCAACGGGAATCAGCGACAGTCCGATGATTGTGACTACCGAGCCGGTGACTACGGTCGGGAAGAACTTCAGTAGCTTCCCGTACACCGGGGCTGCCAGCACCACGAACAACCCGGAGATAATGATTGCGCCATAAGCCGTTGCCAGATTGGAACCTGAAGCGATGGCGATAATGGGGCTAACGGCCGTAAAGGTACAGCCGAGAACCACCGGCAGCCCGCTTCCGAAATATTTGCTGCCCATAATCTGCAGCAGAGTTGCCAGTCCGCAGGTGAACAGATCCGCTGCAATCAGATACGCCATCTGCGTACCATTCAAGTTGAGCGCTCCCCCGACAACCAGCGGTACAATGACCGCTCCGGCGTACATCGCCAGTACATGCTGAAGCCCTAGGGCGAATATCTTCTGTTTGCTTAACATCCTGCACGCTCCTTGATTAATCCTTCATTATCTATGAAATGAATCTCCCCCGGCGACATGGAAGCAATCCGCGCCAGAGAATACACCGGAATTCCGCGCTGCTCCAGCAGACCGCGGCCCTCCTGGAAGCTCTTCTCGATGACACAGCCGACCCCGGCCAGCTGCGCC is a window encoding:
- a CDS encoding nucleobase:cation symporter-2 family protein; amino-acid sequence: MLSKQKIFALGLQHVLAMYAGAVIVPLVVGGALNLNGTQMAYLIAADLFTCGLATLLQIMGSKYFGSGLPVVLGCTFTAVSPIIAIASGSNLATAYGAIIISGLFVVLAAPVYGKLLKFFPTVVTGSVVTIIGLSLIPVAMNNVAGGQGSADFGQPRNLLLALITLLVILAVNRLTTGFLRSVSVLVGLVVGTVIGYAMGIVHFSTVTTASWVSVAQPFYFGWPQFSITAIFTMIIVNIVSMVESTGVYFAVGKATDQQVEQKQIVNGLRSEGLAIMLGGLFNAFPYTAFSQNVGLLSLTRVKTRNVIFAAGGIMIVLGLLPKLAALTTVVPNAVLGGAMIVMFGSVAASGMSILSDVDLRKDGNLLIAACSIAVGLGSAVLPSMFDQLPEFARMLLQNGIVSGSLTAIILNIFLSKTQESVVPAAAAPETK